CGCTTTACAAATGGGATATTACCACCAATCCATTCTGATTTCATAATCTTAACTTAAGCTATAAAACCGATAGAAATAAGCTTGTTTATTGCAGGTTTTTCTTTTTCGTTGCTTGTGAGATTGTGTCCATAAAGAGACATCTATCACCTTTTATAAGGAGAGCAATGTTTTTTGCAATTGCGTCTAAGAGAGGAGATAACCACTCTTGATCAGATTTCGTAAAGTTTCCGAGAACATGCTGGTGAACAAGTTCTTTGGAACCAGGATGTCCGATCCCTAAGCGTACGCGACAGTAGTCAATGCCACAATGAGCATCAATGGATTTTATACCATTGTGTCCATTATTTCCGCCAGCGGTTTTTACACGCACTTTCCCGGGAGGTAAGTCCAACTCATCGCAAATGACAATAAAATTTTTCAAGTCTAATTTATAAAATCGTAAAACTTCACCGATGGCTTGGCCAGAGAGGTTCATGAAAGTTTGAGGTTTTATAAGAAAAGTTTTTTCACCATCTATGAGACCATTGGAGATTTCTGCTTGAAATTTTTTCGACCATGGAGAAAAGGAGAAGGACTGATAAATGGCATCAATAACCATGAAACCAATATTATGGCGGTTATTTTGATACTGTAAACCAGGATTGCCAAGACCAGCAATGAGCCACATGCAGACCTTCAGTGAAATGAGAGGGGTTAAATAAATATCTCATAAGTTGAGGCGGGAAAAATTCCCACCTGCTGAAATTTATTAAGTTTTTGCGTTATCTTTATCATTCTCTTGTTCTGAACTATCATCACTCACATTCATGCCAGCAGGGGCTGCAATAGTTGCAATAGTAAAGTCTCGATCTTGAATCACTGGAGTAACATCCTTTGGCAATTTTACTGCTGAAATATGGATAGAATCACCAATAGAGTAGTTGGAGAGATCAATCTCAATGGCTTCAGGGATAGCATTTGCTGGAGCAATACATTCAATTTCGTGGCGAACAATATTTAAAACACCTCCCTTTTTAAGTCCAGGAGCTGTATCTTCATTAAAGAAATGTACTGGAATACTCACTTCCACAACTGATTGCGCTGAAACACGCAAGAAATCTACATGGATGGGAAAGTCACGAACGGGATCCAATTGGTAATCTTTTGGCAGAACCATAATTTTCTGTTGGCCAACTGCAATAGTGGCAACAGTGGTACGAAAACCACCGGCGTAAATTTTATAGAAGATTTCTTTATAGGAAACTGCGATGGCCAAAGGAGGCTGTTTATCGCCATAAATGACAGCTGGAATGAAACCGTTGCGGCGAAGTTCACGGGAGGACCCCTTACCAACCCGCTCGCGTAGTTCGGCCTTAAGAGTGTAGCTTTTACTCATAATTTAAGTCCTTTTACATGATTGGAGATCCATCAAAAACCAACAACAGTTTTTGTATGAATATGAAGATATACGCTGATAAGCAGCGATTGCTTCATCCTGCGTTGCCTCCAAGGGTGTCTACGCAGAAATTTATCCTATAATTCAAATCATTTGCAGATGCAAGAGTTGTGGGGAAAAATCGATGATTTCTACCGTTAAGAAAAAGGAAATGTTACAAGCATGATAACAGATGGAGAATAAACTAATACGAACCGACATATTCAAAATAAAATTTGGAGATGTTATGAAGGTTGAGATCGCCTTGGGTAAGATGGCAGAACGTCATGCTTTGCGTAAGTCAATACCAGCATTCATTGATCTTGAAGAATTATTGGCGATACGTCTTCTTGTGCAAGGCAATTCCGGTTCAGGAAAATCGCATCTTCTTCGCTGTCTTCTTGAACAAAGTTCTTTATGGGATCCAACATTGTTGTGTGATTGATCCAGAAGGTGACTTTGTGACTTTGGCAGATAAATTGGCCCATGTTATTGTTGAGGCGCAACGAAGCGAACAAGAACTGACGCGTATTGCTCAAAGGATTCGCCAACATTGGGTTTCGGTGGTGTTTAATCTTGAAGATTTAGACACTGAACAACAAATGTGTACTGTGGATGGCCTTTCTTGGTGCATTATTTGATGTGGAACGCGATTATTGGTATCTCATGCTTGTTGTTGTCGATGAAGCACAATTATTTGCTCCAGCTGCAGCGGGGGAAGTTTCTGATGAAGCCCGTAAAATTTCGCTCGGTGCTATGACCAATCTTATGTGTCGAGGGTGTAAACGTGGTCTTCCTGGTGTCATTGCTACATAGTGTTTGGCGAAGCTTGCAAAAAACGTAGCTGCTGAAACTTCGAATTTTTTAATAAGCTGGACTTTCTTACATATTGATATGCTGCACGCTGCGGATTTTTTGGGAATGGAGCGTTGCTAAGCCGAAATGTTTAGAGACTTTGAGCGTGATCATTTTATTACTTTAGGACCTGCTTTATCAAGACATCCCTTATCGATCATCATTGGCCTTGTCGAAACATTGGTGTGCTCTTCTAGGCCTAAATTAATGCCGCTGCCAACTGAGTGGGCTGATGTAAAAGAACTTGTTTTGCCGCTTCGTTGAAGGAACTTTTAATTCCTTTTAAACAATTACGAAAGCCTATGAGAGAAAAATCAATTCATGAGATGTGGGAAAAGGCTGTTCAGAAAAAACAGGAATTGTTAGAGGAAGAACCAGGTTTATTTCCTGAACTCTCTAATGTTGATCGTGATATTCAGCAGAACGGGTTATTCGGGAAATTATCGATGACCCTGAAGCTGCCTCATCGTTCGATGGCGGTTCTTTATAAAGATTTCTTGGTTCGTTACTGTATAAACGGTATGTCAGGAGTTTCTTTTAGTCTCTCTCAATTTCGGCTTAAGTTGGCTATTGCGCCGATTTTTAACCTACTTCGAAGAGCGTAGACTTGTTGTTATTCATACGTATTTAAACGGTCAACGCATTATAGCTTTTACTGATCTTGGTGTAGAAACAGCACCGGGAGATTTCAAAGGGGCAACTTAACCGAATAAGCTTGAGACAGATTGCTCTGCTGCTGTTCTTGCAATTGCTTCTCCAATAAGGTCGGCAATTGGTAAAACGCGGATATTATGTGCATTCTCAACTGCTGCCGTTGGCATAATTGAATCAGTAACAACCAATTCTTTCATTTCTGAATTGGTAATACGTTCAATAGCATTTCCAGAAAGAACACCGTGTGTGATGTAAGCTGTGACGCTATTCGCACCGTGTTTAAGGAGAGCGCTTGCTGCATTGCATAGGGTTCCGCCTGAATCAACAATATCATCCAGCAAAAGACAATCTTTTCCTGAGACATCTCCAATGATATTCATAACTTCTGATTCACCAGGGCGTTCACGACGTTTATCAACAATAGCTAGCAAACTATTCAAGCGCTTGGCTAAGGAACGTGCACGTACTACACCACCAACATCAGGTGAAATAACAATAACATTTTCAAGAGAATAATGCACCTTGACATCGCGAGAAATAACCGGAACAGCATAGAGATTATCCGTGGGAATATCAAAAAAACCTTGGATCTGCCCTGCATGAAGGTCTAATGTTAAAACGCGATGGGCTCCTGCTTCAGTAATCAAGTTTGCAACAAGTTTTGCGGAGATGGGGGTACGTGGTCCAGGCTTGCGGTCTTGCCGGGCATAACCAAAATAGGGTATAACAGCTGTGATACGACGCGCCGAAGAACGATGAAGGGCATCAATCATGATGAGCAATTCCATCAAATGATCGTTTGCAGGATAGGATGTAGATTGCAAAACAAACACGTCTTGTCCGCGTACATTTTCATGTAATTCTACAAAAATTTCTTGATCAGCAAAGCGCTTTACTGTTGCTTTACCTAAGGGAGTATTTAAATAAGTTGCAACATCTTCAGCAAGACGTGGATTAGAATTGCCGCAGAAAAGCTTCATGGTGGAACCTCTAAATAATCATAATAGAGTATGGTATGGTTTTTAACTTTTTCTTACCAGATTGCAAGGAAACAATCACAAAAGCATTACAATTTTATCTATCCTTGTTAAAGGGGGCTGTGTTTTGTTTTCTTTTTTTCCAAAACTTTTGTTACTGTTAGAGGAAAAATTTTGGCTCGTGAGGAAAAGAACATAGGGTATGAGCTTATTTTATTTGTACACGGTTCATCTGTTATAGAAAGCTCAGGCTTCTTTATTTTCTTTTTGTCATTGAATGATAAGATTAATTGAGAAGTTTATTTTGTGATAGTATGCAATTTGAATGGAGCTGTTATTGTATTTATTTGAAAACAGTACTGTTTAAAAGGGGACGGATCTTTTTTGTTTCGTAGTTAAAAATATTTTTTATCTTTACATGTATCTTGTGGAGTGAACATGTATTTTAGAATACGCTTTTGAATATCTTGATACGTGGTATGTTCTTCTTCAAGTTTTCACTAAAATGATGATGCTCTATGGGTGTTAGTGTTAGGTCTGTGGAAAGTATATTTGATGCTAAGACGTAGATGCAGTGAAGATATTTTATTTTAAGAATGCTGTAAATCCAATATAATATTGATTGGCGTTTTTGCAATTGCTTTATAGGAGAACAGCTTCCATATTAGTGATATCTTACGTTTGAGGCGAATAAGAGAGGCATGTTAAAATAATTGTCTTGTTAGCACTCTTACAATCAAGTCTTGAAAATAATAAGAGTTACAGCCCTCATGTTTTGTGAACCACTAGAGCTTTTATGAAAAAAACAGAACGCAAGCAGGTTTATTTTTTTATGCGGATAAAAACTTTGCTTCGCAGTTTTGATATTGAGGAAAAAAGAGATTCATTTTTTATTTTTTAGCATAAGAGCAGAAATTTGTCGTCCGTAATCGGGTTCATTGCGATGTATTGCACGGCGGTAGGAGAAAAAATGCTGTTCATTTTGGTAAGTGCACAGTCCCAGAGAAGAAGCATTGACGCCCGCTTCTTGGAGTTTGTCCATAATGAATGTCCATAGGTTAAAGCTAAAGTGTTTTACTTTAGCTGTTTTTAAAAAATATTTTCGAAATTTGCTATGGTAATCAATAAATTGATTGTAAAATTCGTCTGTTACTTCATAATGACAAGGACCAATACAAGGTCCGAGAACCGCTGTTATTGATCGTCGTTTGGCACCTTGTTCTTCCATAACAGAAATTGTTTTTTCCACGATTCCATTTAAGCTGCCTCGCCAACCAGCATGTGCAGCAGCGATGACACCTGCTTGTGGATCAGCAAACAAAATTGGCCCACAATCTGCTGTAAGAATGCCAATTGCTAAATCTTTTGCGGTCGTAACAAGAGCATCAGCTTTCAGAGGTTCATCAATAAAAGCTTGATCAACGACAACAACTTTACACGAGTGTATTTGATTGACAGTAACTAAATTTTGCACCTTAATACCAAAATAATTAGCGATTAAAATGCGATTTTGTGCGATATGCTCAGGCTGATCGTTTGAGCTTTGTCCAACATTGAGGCTGTGATAAAGGCCTTTTGAAACACCGCCTTGACGTGTAAAAAATCCATGTTTTATCCCAAGAGTCTGTAAAGCAAAAAGATCTTTCGCAAGAATGGGTTCAGGGACAGATTTCATAAAAGTTCCTTACGTGGTCATTTAAAGTGAGAATGGTGTGTGAGATGCTAGGGTTTGTCAATGAGCATTATTGTTGGTCGTTAAAAATGCGTGAGAGTGGTATATTCTTATCATTCACATGCAGGACTTTAAACAATTTTCCCATTTGATCTGGACCAGCAAGCCGTTTGACATCTTGGCAGATTTTGTCTTGTAATGCAGCACTTTTGTTGACTCCAAGCTGTCTTGCCCGTTCTAGTAGACCCATTGTAAAAAGAAAATCTCCTTGTTCCAGAATTTCAGCAAAACAGCCTTGTTCAAGGGCTATCGTTTTTAAAAAAGAAAAATCGACATGGGATGTTAAATCATGTTCACCGGGAGCTTCAAAAATATCACGAAATCTATGTTTTGAGAGTGCTTGTAATGTATCGCCAAATGCAAGATCAGAAGAACCATAATCAATGAGCAAAGCAGAACCTTTCATTTGTACTAAGCGGTCGCTGATTTGTTGCATAAATTGATACCGTGAGGGTGCATGTTCAAAAATTGTTCCGTCAGGTACCTCGGAAAGGCTGAACTGTAGATAATAAGAAGGAAGTGTATGTGGGGTAGCAATAAACATGAAGTTTCCATCTTGATTCACCGTAATGCGGCGTTCTTTCCATTCCCCGTTGATTTTGATATATTGGTTGATGGGGAGTGTATCGAAGAACTCATTGGCAATTAAGAAAAGGGGACTCAAGGGGATTTGAGAAAAATTTTCAATGCTATGGATTTGTTTTTGATAAGATGAAAGACGTTCTTGCTGTTGTACTGCGAGTTTTTTACTTATTTCAATAAGAAAAATTTTAGCAGCATCAAATGCTTTTGGAGATAATTTTTGAATGGTACGCAAAATATCATCCATAAGAGTTCCGCGTCCTGGACCTATTTCAGCGAGAATAAAAGGGTGAGGACAACCCTGGACCTTCCAGTTTGCGAGGGCCCAAATACCAATCATCTCTCCAAACAATTGGCTTATTTCAGGTGCTGTGATGAAATCACCAGCGCGGCCAAAAGGTGTTTGTGTTTGATAATAGCCAAATTGGGGATCTGTGAGTGCCAACGTTATATATTGACTAACAGGGATTGGCCCATTCAGTGCAATAATTTCTTCAATTTTTTCTTTTAGGGTGTCCATTTTCTGTAGATTTGTGTTTGAAAGCCTGGAGAAGAAGATAAATACCAAAAAAAAGCATGGGAAGAGATAAAGCCATGCCATAGGTAAATCCAGTAGAATGAAAAAGAGTAGAAAACCATTCTGGATCTTCTTGAGGAGCACGGTAAACTTCAGAAATGCTCCGTGCTATTGCATAGCCTATCATAAATGTCCCTGCTACGGTGCCAGGGCGTTTTAATGCTTTGAAAGCAAAAATAATAATGAATAAGATGATGAAAAGTAGAAATCCTTCCATGAACGCTTCGTAAAGTTGGCTTGGATGGCGCGGTAGATAGTAAGGATCTAAGGGAAAGCAGATGGCCCAAGGGAGTGTGGTAATATTGCCCCATAATTCTTGGTTAATGAAGTTGCATATTCTTACAATGCCGATACCAATAGGGGCACCAGCAGCAACGGTATCAAACATTGCTCGTATGTTTATGTTGTTTTTACGGGCAAACCAGATCATCGCAATGATAATGCCAATGAATCCACCATGGAAGGACATACCTCCATCCCATACCGCGATAATGGCACTTGGACGGTTAAAGTAATAAGCAAGATCCCATACAAGCACTTGTCCTAAGCGGCCACCAACAACGACACTGATTGCGGACCAGACAACAAAATCTCCTATCTTTTCCTTATCCATAGGAGGATGATTTGTGTTCCATAGGGAGTGTTTTTTTAATAATTTTTGCGCATACCACCAAGCAAAAAGAATGCCTACAACATAACCAAGCCCGTACCAATGGAGAGCTATAGGGCCTAAACGGATAATTACGGGATCGAGAAAAAATGGAAAAGCAATGGCTGGACAAGAAAGGTCGTTCATGAGCAAGTACTTTACATCTATGAGGTTATATGATGGTTAGGAATGACAGATGAACATACAATGGTCAAGTCGGGAAAGCGATAGCTTTCCAATGGTTTATAATGGTAAAATTCATAATGGTAAAAGGAGTGTAAAAAGACTCAAGTGAAATCTGCATGGGAAGATAAAATTGATAGGATAAAAGGAACAAATACAGTATCTAAATGTTATGAAAATACGCTATAGTGCGTGCGTCAGTAATTAAAATTTAAGGAAAAACGTTATGCGTAATGGATCAAACCGTATTCTTGATGAATTGGCAAAATTAGCAACAGATGCAGTTGAGGTTGTGCAGGGTATACAACGTGAAGCGGGAGCAGCTTTTCGCTTGCAGGCTGAAAAGATAGCCAACAAACTTGATCTTGTTTCACGCGAAGAATTTGAAACCTTTAAGGAGATGGTGCTGAAAGCATCTGCTAACAATAGTGACTTGAAAAAACGCCTTGATGATTTGGAAAAAATACAGACACCAAAAAAATAAAATGGTTTCCATAAAATAAGACTCTTAGAAAAAATATCCCCAATTTTTCAATATGATGTATGAAACTGAAAAATGCTTAATCTTGAGTCTGTTAGAGCAGATTGTCCGTTTGTTTTCAGAGTGGTTTTTATAAAAAAGCACTTTTTTTGAATCAAGGGGCTAGCGCCGTGAGATTGTATCAATACACTGAAAAGGCTTGATGATTCGTTTTATTATTATCAAGCATATTGCCGCAGGAAGCATTATTGGATTCCGGGTACTGTGTGCTGTCGATGTTTTTAATGTGTATTTGTTTGGTGTAAAGGCTTTGGTTGTAGCAAAATGTTGTTACAGTTTAGGTGGTTTATGTTCTGTTGACAACGTTTAATATTATTGAGGGTTAATGATGAGGTTTGCATTTTGCGCCACAGAAAGAGAAGAGCATCCTGTTGATTTTATCGAACAGATTGCCTGTAAATACGATTGGTCGTTTGAGCGGGATGCAGAAGATGAAATTAGTGTTTGTGTGGAAGGAAAACGGGCAAATTATCGTCTTGCTTTTTCATGGATGGAAGAGCAAGAGGCTCTTCATTTAGCTTGTGCATTTGATCTTTCTATTGAAAATGCTCGAACAGCGGAAATGCATCGCTTATTATTGGCAATTAATGAAAAGCTATTGCTGGGCCATTTTGATTACTGGCAAGGGAATAATTCGGTTATTTATCGGCAGGGACTTCTTCTGGCAGGGGGGGTGCATCCATCTCATGTTCAGGTTGAAACGTTGTTGATACATGCACTTAAAGTCTGTGAAAGCCATTATGTTGCATTTCAGATGGTTGCTTGGTCTGGGGAAAGCGCCTACAAGGCACTGCAATATACTTTGTTCGAAACTGTAGGGAATGCTTAAATCGTTAAGTTTGTTTAGCGTTTTTTTCCTTATAGACGATTTTTGGAATATTGCTTATAGGGGGATATCAATAATAGCGCGCAAGCCCCCTAGAGGGCTCTTATCTAATTGAATGTTGCCACCATGGCTACGTGCTATATCTTGGGCAATAGAAAGTCCAAGCCCTGTTCCACTTGCGTCTTGATTTCGTGCTTTATCGAGTCTAAAGAACGGCTTAAAGACTTCTGTACGCATAGTTTTATGAATTCCAGGTCCATCATCGTCGATTGTCAATATAAAAGATTCTTGCTGAGATGTGGCTGTTAGTTTGACGGTATTACCGTAACAAAATGCGTTTGATACAAGATTGTTGACGAGGCGGGTGAAGGCATGTGGGCGTACTTGTATCTCTGTAGGGCCTTCAATGATATAGGAAAATTGACGTTTGTGGAGATGAGCATCGGCGGAGAATTTTTGCATAAGAGCCTTTAAATCAAACGTTTTAACACTTTCACTGCCTTCTCCGCGGGCAAAAGCAAGGTAGTCTTCTAACATATTTTGCATGTCACTTACATCTTGCTCAAGCAGATTAGTATCAAAGTCAGTATTTGCTAAGGCTAACTGAAGTTTAAAACGTGTGAGAATGGTTCTTAAATCATGGCTTACGCCCGAAAGCATCATGGTGCGTTGTTCGATTTGACGTTCAATACGTTCACGCATGCGTAAAAAAGCAATGCCAGCACGACGGACTTCATCAGCTCCTTGTGGTTGAAATCCTTCTGGTAAAGGACGACCGCGCCCAAAACTTTCTGCTGCTTCAGCCAATTGTTGAATCGGTTTGATTTGGTTGCGTAAGAAGTAAATCGCTATAAGTAATAAAACAAGAGCTGTTCCTACCATCCAACTTAAAAAAATACCGGTATTGGAAGCATAGGCTTGGCTGCGTGGTGCAAAGACGCGCAAGATGTTGTGACCAAGGTGGATGCGGATTTCGACAAGATCAGAATCTCCCACTGTATCAATCCAGAAAGGGCGGTTAATTTGGCGAGTGATTTCTTCACTTAAAAAATAATCAAGAATTGCAAAAAATGGTTTTGGTCCTGGAGGGGGAAGGGGAGCAGGTGGTAGAAGAGAAATGTTTAATCCCATGCGTTGTTGTGCAATACGCTTGATATCTTCATAGTTATCTTGTTGTGGATATGTTTCAATGATATCAATGATGGCCGAAATATCATGAACAACAGCGGTTGAAAGACGCTCGGTTACCATTTGCCAATGGCGTTCCATAAAGACGTAAGCAATTACTGTTTGCAGGAGTACCATAGGAGCAATAATAATGATCAAAGAACGGGCATAAAGCCGTTTAGGCATCTTCTTGGTTAACCATCGGACAAATTTTTTTGAGGGTTCGATCATTATGCGCTTATTCAACTGAGAGTTTATAACCTATTCCTCGCACGGTTTGGAGCCATATAGGGGTTGCTGGATTTTTTTCGATTTTACGACGGAGACGGTTGATTTGTACATCAATGGCACGTTCACCTATATCGCTATCATCCGTTGCAAATTTATGGCGTGGAATTATATCCCCTGCATTTTCGGCAAAGATAACCATCATTTTTTGTTCTTTATCGGTTAATTTAATAACTTCTCCTCCTTTTTTGAGCTCGCGCCGTGAAATTGAAAATATATAAGGTCCAAAAACTATTTGCTCGATTTTTGGTTGGTTGAGTGGAAAACCACGTCGTAAAATGGCATTAATACGAAGTAAAAGTTCACGCGGATCAAACGGTTTAGCGAGGTAATCATCTGCACCTGCTTCTAATCCATTGATACGGCTGTCTATCTCCGATAAAGCTGTAAGCATAAGAATTGGAACATCTTTTTTTTGACGAAGTGAATGGGTAAGATCGATGCCGTTTTCGCCGGGCATCATAACATCAATTATAAGAAGATCAAAATCTAAGTTTGCAAGTTGACGTCTTGCTTCATCGGCATTGGCAGAGACTGAAACACGAAATCCATTTTTAAGGAGAAATTGAAATAAAAGATTGCGAATACGGGTGTCGTCATCAATCACAAGAAGGTGTGGTGCATTGTCACTTAAAACTTGAATGTGATCGGTCATTCTTCAGAACCTTGAAAAAAATTTAGTTTCTAAAAAATTCAAGTTTACATAAGTTGCATAAAGCTGTCGAGCAGGCTATTTTATTCTATAAAGGGAATGAAAAAAGTGTTACTTATAAGCGTGAAAAGAATTTTACTTTTGAGAAAAATATCATGACTAGCTTGAGGACACATATTATTCCGGTTACACCTTTTCAGCAAAATTGTACTCTGCTTTTTGATAATGAACAAAAAGTGGGTGTTTTAGTTGATCCTGGTGGTGATTGGTTTCGAATTCAAGAAGTGA
This genomic window from Bartonella quintana contains:
- the pth gene encoding aminoacyl-tRNA hydrolase, giving the protein MWLIAGLGNPGLQYQNNRHNIGFMVIDAIYQSFSFSPWSKKFQAEISNGLIDGEKTFLIKPQTFMNLSGQAIGEVLRFYKLDLKNFIVICDELDLPPGKVRVKTAGGNNGHNGIKSIDAHCGIDYCRVRLGIGHPGSKELVHQHVLGNFTKSDQEWLSPLLDAIAKNIALLIKGDRCLFMDTISQATKKKNLQ
- a CDS encoding 50S ribosomal protein L25/general stress protein Ctc — protein: MSKSYTLKAELRERVGKGSSRELRRNGFIPAVIYGDKQPPLAIAVSYKEIFYKIYAGGFRTTVATIAVGQQKIMVLPKDYQLDPVRDFPIHVDFLRVSAQSVVEVSIPVHFFNEDTAPGLKKGGVLNIVRHEIECIAPANAIPEAIEIDLSNYSIGDSIHISAVKLPKDVTPVIQDRDFTIATIAAPAGMNVSDDSSEQENDKDNAKT
- a CDS encoding ribose-phosphate pyrophosphokinase, producing MKLFCGNSNPRLAEDVATYLNTPLGKATVKRFADQEIFVELHENVRGQDVFVLQSTSYPANDHLMELLIMIDALHRSSARRITAVIPYFGYARQDRKPGPRTPISAKLVANLITEAGAHRVLTLDLHAGQIQGFFDIPTDNLYAVPVISRDVKVHYSLENVIVISPDVGGVVRARSLAKRLNSLLAIVDKRRERPGESEVMNIIGDVSGKDCLLLDDIVDSGGTLCNAASALLKHGANSVTAYITHGVLSGNAIERITNSEMKELVVTDSIMPTAAVENAHNIRVLPIADLIGEAIARTAAEQSVSSLFG
- the pgeF gene encoding peptidoglycan editing factor PgeF; protein product: MKSVPEPILAKDLFALQTLGIKHGFFTRQGGVSKGLYHSLNVGQSSNDQPEHIAQNRILIANYFGIKVQNLVTVNQIHSCKVVVVDQAFIDEPLKADALVTTAKDLAIGILTADCGPILFADPQAGVIAAAHAGWRGSLNGIVEKTISVMEEQGAKRRSITAVLGPCIGPCHYEVTDEFYNQFIDYHSKFRKYFLKTAKVKHFSFNLWTFIMDKLQEAGVNASSLGLCTYQNEQHFFSYRRAIHRNEPDYGRQISALMLKNKK
- a CDS encoding class I SAM-dependent methyltransferase, yielding MDTLKEKIEEIIALNGPIPVSQYITLALTDPQFGYYQTQTPFGRAGDFITAPEISQLFGEMIGIWALANWKVQGCPHPFILAEIGPGRGTLMDDILRTIQKLSPKAFDAAKIFLIEISKKLAVQQQERLSSYQKQIHSIENFSQIPLSPLFLIANEFFDTLPINQYIKINGEWKERRITVNQDGNFMFIATPHTLPSYYLQFSLSEVPDGTIFEHAPSRYQFMQQISDRLVQMKGSALLIDYGSSDLAFGDTLQALSKHRFRDIFEAPGEHDLTSHVDFSFLKTIALEQGCFAEILEQGDFLFTMGLLERARQLGVNKSAALQDKICQDVKRLAGPDQMGKLFKVLHVNDKNIPLSRIFNDQQ
- the lgt gene encoding prolipoprotein diacylglyceryl transferase, with the protein product MNDLSCPAIAFPFFLDPVIIRLGPIALHWYGLGYVVGILFAWWYAQKLLKKHSLWNTNHPPMDKEKIGDFVVWSAISVVVGGRLGQVLVWDLAYYFNRPSAIIAVWDGGMSFHGGFIGIIIAMIWFARKNNINIRAMFDTVAAGAPIGIGIVRICNFINQELWGNITTLPWAICFPLDPYYLPRHPSQLYEAFMEGFLLFIILFIIIFAFKALKRPGTVAGTFMIGYAIARSISEVYRAPQEDPEWFSTLFHSTGFTYGMALSLPMLFFGIYLLLQAFKHKSTENGHPKRKN
- a CDS encoding accessory factor UbiK family protein, with product MRNGSNRILDELAKLATDAVEVVQGIQREAGAAFRLQAEKIANKLDLVSREEFETFKEMVLKASANNSDLKKRLDDLEKIQTPKK
- a CDS encoding YbjN domain-containing protein, with amino-acid sequence MRFAFCATEREEHPVDFIEQIACKYDWSFERDAEDEISVCVEGKRANYRLAFSWMEEQEALHLACAFDLSIENARTAEMHRLLLAINEKLLLGHFDYWQGNNSVIYRQGLLLAGGVHPSHVQVETLLIHALKVCESHYVAFQMVAWSGESAYKALQYTLFETVGNA
- a CDS encoding ATP-binding protein, with protein sequence MIEPSKKFVRWLTKKMPKRLYARSLIIIIAPMVLLQTVIAYVFMERHWQMVTERLSTAVVHDISAIIDIIETYPQQDNYEDIKRIAQQRMGLNISLLPPAPLPPPGPKPFFAILDYFLSEEITRQINRPFWIDTVGDSDLVEIRIHLGHNILRVFAPRSQAYASNTGIFLSWMVGTALVLLLIAIYFLRNQIKPIQQLAEAAESFGRGRPLPEGFQPQGADEVRRAGIAFLRMRERIERQIEQRTMMLSGVSHDLRTILTRFKLQLALANTDFDTNLLEQDVSDMQNMLEDYLAFARGEGSESVKTFDLKALMQKFSADAHLHKRQFSYIIEGPTEIQVRPHAFTRLVNNLVSNAFCYGNTVKLTATSQQESFILTIDDDGPGIHKTMRTEVFKPFFRLDKARNQDASGTGLGLSIAQDIARSHGGNIQLDKSPLGGLRAIIDIPL
- a CDS encoding response regulator, which codes for MTDHIQVLSDNAPHLLVIDDDTRIRNLLFQFLLKNGFRVSVSANADEARRQLANLDFDLLIIDVMMPGENGIDLTHSLRQKKDVPILMLTALSEIDSRINGLEAGADDYLAKPFDPRELLLRINAILRRGFPLNQPKIEQIVFGPYIFSISRRELKKGGEVIKLTDKEQKMMVIFAENAGDIIPRHKFATDDSDIGERAIDVQINRLRRKIEKNPATPIWLQTVRGIGYKLSVE